A region of Arabidopsis thaliana chromosome 5, partial sequence DNA encodes the following proteins:
- the PEI1 gene encoding Zinc finger C-x8-C-x5-C-x3-H type family protein (PEI1; CONTAINS InterPro DOMAIN/s: Zinc finger, CCCH-type (InterPro:IPR000571); BEST Arabidopsis thaliana protein match is: zinc finger (CCCH-type) family protein (TAIR:AT5G58620.1); Has 1807 Blast hits to 1807 proteins in 277 species: Archae - 0; Bacteria - 0; Metazoa - 736; Fungi - 347; Plants - 385; Viruses - 0; Other Eukaryotes - 339 (source: NCBI BLink).) — MLKSASPMAFYDIGEQQYSTFGYILSKPGNAGAYEIDPSIPNIDDAIYGSDEFRMYAYKIKRCPRTRSHDWTECPYAHRGEKATRRDPRRYTYCAVACPAFRNGACHRGDSCEFAHGVFEYWLHPARYRTRACNAGNLCQRKVCFFAHAPEQLRQSEGKHRCRYAYRPVRARGGGNGDGVTMRMDDEGYDTSRSPVRSGKDDLDSNEEKVLLKCWSRMSIVDDHYEPSDLDLDLSHFDWISELVD, encoded by the coding sequence atgttgaaaagtGCAAGTCCAATGGCATTCTACGATATCGGAGAGCAGCAATACTCTACTTTCGGGTACATTTTAAGCAAACCTGGGAACGCAGGAGCTTACGAGATTGACCCTTCGATCCCAAACATCGACGATGCGATCTACGGCTCAGATGAGTTCCGTATGTACGCTTACAAAATCAAACGGTGTCCTCGTACTCGTAGCCACGACTGGACGGAGTGTCCCTACGCTCACCGTGGCGAGAAAGCCACACGCCGTGATCCTCGCCGTTACACTTACTGTGCAGTCGCATGCCCGGCTTTCCGAAATGGCGCATGCCACCGTGGCGACTCATGCGAATTCGCACATGGCGTATTCGAGTACTGGCTCCACCCGGCGCGTTACCGAACACGCGCATGTAACGCCGGGAACTTGTGTCAGAGGAAAGTGTGTTTCTTTGCCCACGCGCCGGAGCAGCTAAGGCAGTCTGAAGGAAAGCACAGGTGCAGGTACGCATATAGGCCGGTGAGGGCTAGAGGTGGTGGAAACGGCGATGGAGTGACGATGAGAATGGACGACGAGGGTTACGACACGTCACGGTCTCCGGTGAGAAGCGGGAAAGATGATTTAGATAGTAACGAGGAGAAGGTGTTGTTGAAGTGTTGGAGTCGGATGAGCATTGTGGATGATCATTATGAGCCGTCcgatttggatttggatttgtcACACTTTGATTGGATCTCAGAGTTGGTCGATTAA